One Burkholderia sp. WP9 genomic window, CGTCTCGAGCACCGGCAGCGAGCCGTTGGTTTCGATCGCGATTTCAAAGCCAGCGGCATGCAGCGCGTCGACCAGCGGCTGATCGATCTGCAGCATCGGTTCGCCGCCCGTGCACACGACGAAACGCTCGCCCTCGCCTTGCGGCCATTGCGACGCGATCATCTGTACCAGATCTTCCGCCGTGCGGTACTTGCCGCCGTTCTCACCGTCCGTGCCGACGAAATCGGTATCGCAGAATTGGCACACCGCTTCGGCACGATCTTCTTCGCGGCCCGACCACAGGTTGCAGCCGGCAAACCGGCAGAAGACAGCCGGACGCCCGGCATTCGCGCCCTCGCCCTGCAACGTGTAGAAGATTTCCTTGACCGCGTAAGTCATGCTGCTGTGTGCCCTATGTTCCTGAAAATGATTGCCTGAGGTGCGCTGTCCTGCCGAGCGTTATCAGACCGGCGCCTCGGTGACCTTCTCACCCGCCAGATAGGCTTCGTAGCCACGCTTGCGCAAGCGGCACGCCGGGCATTCGCCACAACCGAAGCCCCACGCATGCAATTCGGCGCGTTCGCCGACATAGCACGTATGCGTCTCGACGCGCACCAGCTCGACCAGTTCGTCGCCGCCGAGTTCGTGCGCGAGGCGCCACGTGTCGGCCTTGTCGAGCCACATCAACGGTGTTTCGAGCAGCGTGCGCGTGTCCATGCCGAGGTTCAGCGCGACCTGCAACGCCTTCATCGTGTCGTCGCGGCAATCGGGATAGCCTGAGAAATCCGTCTCGCACATGCCGCCCACCAGCACCTGCAGGCCACGCCGATACGCAATTGCCGCAGCGATGGTCATGAACATCAGATTGCGGCCCGGCACGAACGTGTTCGGCAAACCGTTCGCCGTGGCTTCGATCTCAATCTCGCGCGTCATGGCGGTGTCACTGATCGCGCCGAGCACCGACAGGTCGATCATATGATCGTCGCCGAGGCGCTCGGCCCACTGCGGAAATGCACGCGCGACAGCGTTGCGAAACCCCTCGCGGCATTCCAGTTCGACGCGGTGCCGCTGACCGTAATCGAAGCCCAGTGTCTCGACCGTTTCATAACGTTCGAGCGCCCAGGCGAGGCACGTGGCGGAATCCTGGCCGCCGGAAAACAGCACCAGAGCGCTACGTTTAGCGTCGTTGCGGATCACCGTGAAACTCCGTGAATGAAGAGTGCCACGTCGCGCTGCGCGAGGTGCGCCATGCAAGCAACGCGGCGCGACGCGTGCCGGCACTGCTGCCGGCCCAAAGCAGTATAGGCCGCGCCTTCCGCATGCAGAGTCGCTGGGCGCTTATACCGTTAATCGTCGGGCGAAGGGTTCGGTGCAGGTGGCGGCGTTGCCGCACAGCACGCAGGCGCTGCACTCACTGTGCAAGTCCTTGAACTGGCGCGATTTTATCATGCAGCGCCGAACACCGCCGAGTGCGTGCTGCCACGCGGCGCGCGCAAGCCGAAGCAGCGGACACGCGTGATGTCCTTCAAGCCCGTCACACATTAGGGGCGCAAAAAGGAAAAGCCCCAGGAATCTTGCGATTTCCTGGGGCTGAATCCTGGTGGCCTGGGACGGAATCGAACCATCGACACGCGGATTTTCAATCCGCTGCTCTACCAACTGAGCTACCGGGCCAACGAAGAACGAAATGATATCAAAGGGTCAACAGCAGGGCAAGCCCCTTCTCGAAAAAATCTGTGAAAGTGGGATCTGCGCGCAGAGCACGGGCTCACTTGCGCTCGTCACCAAGCTCACTCCCCCTTGTTTTTACCGAGATCGACACCGAGTTGCTTGAGCTTGCGATACAGGTGCGTGCGCTCCAAGCCGGTCTTCTCCGCCACGCGCGTCATGCTGCCGTTCTCACGCGCGAGGTGATATTCGAAGTACGCGCGCTCGAAGGCGTCGCGTGCGTCGCGCAGCGGAATATCGAACGAAATCGAGGCCGTTTGCGCCGCCAGCGCGCCGCTGCCGAGGCCGTCGGTGGAAAGCATCGGCAGTGACGCCGCCGAAGCCACTGCCGAAGCACTCACCGGCAACACCGGCTTGGCCGCCGCGCCGCCCGGCGCACTCGCCGCGTTACCACGCGCGAGGCCCTGCTCGACAGCCTTCAGCAGCTTTTGCAAAGCAATCGGCTTCTCGAGGAAATTGAGTGCACCGATCTTGGTTGCCTCAACGGCCGTATCGATCGTGGCGTGGCCGGACATCATGATCACCGGCATGGTCAGTTGTCCTTGCGCAGCCCATTCCTTGAGCAAGGTCACGCCGTCGGTGTCGGGCATCCAGATGTCGAGCAGCACCAGGTCGGGTGCCTGGCGCAAACGGAATTCGCGCGCTTCCTGCGCGTTTTCCGCGGCCTCCACGACATGCCCTTCGTCGCTCAGGATCTCCGAGAGCAATTCCCGGATGCCCATTTCATCATCTACCACCAGGATGGTTGCCATTTACGCTGCCCTTGTCTGCACTGTTGCTTTTGTCTTTCCATGCGACGCACTGCCGTGCGCCGGACGCGGCCCTGTTCCAGGTGTCGCGGCATCGTCTGCCAGTTGAAGGAAGAGGATCGAAATCTGCGCGCCCTCGATCACGTCGCCCGCTTTCATACGATTGCGGATGTCGATGCGCGCGCCGTGTTCGTCGACGATCTTCT contains:
- the queE gene encoding 7-carboxy-7-deazaguanine synthase, giving the protein MTYAVKEIFYTLQGEGANAGRPAVFCRFAGCNLWSGREEDRAEAVCQFCDTDFVGTDGENGGKYRTAEDLVQMIASQWPQGEGERFVVCTGGEPMLQIDQPLVDALHAAGFEIAIETNGSLPVLETIDWICVSPKADAPLVVTKGNELKVVIPQDNQRLSEYAKLDFEYFLVQPMDGPSRDINTKLAIDWCKRHPQWRLSMQTHKYLNIP
- the queC gene encoding 7-cyano-7-deazaguanine synthase QueC; translated protein: MIRNDAKRSALVLFSGGQDSATCLAWALERYETVETLGFDYGQRHRVELECREGFRNAVARAFPQWAERLGDDHMIDLSVLGAISDTAMTREIEIEATANGLPNTFVPGRNLMFMTIAAAIAYRRGLQVLVGGMCETDFSGYPDCRDDTMKALQVALNLGMDTRTLLETPLMWLDKADTWRLAHELGGDELVELVRVETHTCYVGERAELHAWGFGCGECPACRLRKRGYEAYLAGEKVTEAPV
- the esaR gene encoding response regulator transcription factor EsaR, producing the protein MATILVVDDEMGIRELLSEILSDEGHVVEAAENAQEAREFRLRQAPDLVLLDIWMPDTDGVTLLKEWAAQGQLTMPVIMMSGHATIDTAVEATKIGALNFLEKPIALQKLLKAVEQGLARGNAASAPGGAAAKPVLPVSASAVASAASLPMLSTDGLGSGALAAQTASISFDIPLRDARDAFERAYFEYHLARENGSMTRVAEKTGLERTHLYRKLKQLGVDLGKNKGE